A genome region from Deinococcus sp. HSC-46F16 includes the following:
- a CDS encoding autotransporter outer membrane beta-barrel domain-containing protein: protein MKKTLLSTSLLMALGTALAGGSGSAPTTTTPLTPVTPQVTPVTQAPVAACTPGTWARAAIDLVTQRGLFIGYPDGQFDWCQAATRQEVAQVLARLIAQLPANQTTFNPAELQTLRQGLQEALAGLEQLRAQVAAQNTAIEQLRAQIAELQAAIANLPAAGTGAAGAVGPQGPAGPAGPQGPQGETGATGPQGPAGAQGPAGPAGPQGPQGPQGETGATGPQGPAGPQGASYVPPVEPLRYGNYIGVSYYNILQQNVGSMVRVMVGNDALIGSLGLRVTGDFRVRGETPGNSISAIATYRGTFNRADGILGAGGGYNLERQATFGELLVGVDYRIIDRVALFGEARQQFYFDGSNTTNSSVAAGVKFRF, encoded by the coding sequence ATGAAAAAGACCCTGCTCTCGACCAGCCTCCTGATGGCGCTCGGCACGGCCCTCGCGGGGGGCAGCGGCTCGGCGCCTACCACCACGACGCCGCTGACTCCGGTGACGCCCCAGGTCACGCCCGTGACCCAGGCGCCCGTCGCCGCCTGCACGCCGGGCACGTGGGCACGCGCCGCCATCGATCTCGTGACCCAGCGGGGCCTCTTTATCGGCTACCCGGACGGGCAGTTCGACTGGTGCCAGGCGGCCACCCGTCAGGAGGTCGCGCAGGTGCTGGCCCGCCTGATCGCCCAGCTTCCGGCCAACCAGACCACCTTCAACCCCGCTGAACTCCAGACCCTGCGCCAGGGCCTGCAAGAGGCGCTGGCTGGCCTGGAGCAGCTCCGCGCTCAGGTGGCGGCCCAGAATACGGCCATCGAACAGCTCCGCGCCCAGATCGCCGAGCTTCAAGCGGCCATCGCCAACCTGCCCGCCGCTGGAACGGGTGCGGCGGGCGCCGTGGGTCCGCAGGGACCGGCCGGTCCGGCGGGGCCTCAGGGTCCCCAGGGTGAGACGGGCGCGACCGGGCCGCAGGGACCGGCGGGCGCTCAGGGTCCGGCTGGCCCGGCCGGTCCCCAGGGACCGCAAGGCCCCCAGGGCGAGACGGGCGCCACCGGCCCGCAGGGTCCCGCCGGTCCCCAGGGCGCGTCTTACGTGCCGCCCGTGGAGCCGCTGCGCTACGGCAACTACATCGGGGTGTCGTACTACAACATCCTCCAGCAGAACGTGGGTTCGATGGTCCGCGTGATGGTCGGCAACGACGCCCTGATCGGCAGCCTGGGCCTGCGCGTGACTGGCGACTTCCGCGTGCGCGGCGAGACGCCCGGCAACAGCATCAGTGCCATCGCCACCTACCGGGGCACCTTCAACCGCGCCGACGGCATCCTGGGCGCGGGCGGCGGCTACAACCTGGAGCGGCAGGCCACCTTCGGCGAGCTGCTCGTGGGCGTGGACTACCGCATCATCGACCGCGTGGCCCTCTTCGGAGAGGCCCGGCAGCAGTTCTACTTCGACGGCTCGAACACCACCAACAGCTCGGTCGCGGCCGGGGTGAAGTTCCGCTTCTAA
- the dnaG gene encoding DNA primase — translation MGTKEDVRARLNIADVIGEHVRLSPAGKGRLKGLCPFHKEKSPSFQVDTEQGYFYCFGCKAGGDVFSFVQRVENLSFGDALRQLADKAGVQVEARYGERSSRDLYDVNAFALEYFREHLPGPALDYLRRRGLTDATVTAFELGYAPDAWDGLLKRARARNLTERQLLEAGLLTENPESGRVYDRFRGRVMFPIRDHLGRLVGFGGRVLDDSKPKYLNTPETEAFHKGELLYGLDKARSALREGGELIVVEGYMDVITLHQHGFTGAVASLGTALTAEHAALLERLGASSLALMFDRDEAGLKATLSGLDQVLGAKFRVRATSVPSGKDPADALLAGDEAGIREALAGGLDEVRFRVQAAVEAHGVGTSEGKRRVLMALLPRMQNLDPLDEGAERMRTLACELLGIRPEALLEWIGSKARRRTLTDTHLAGMSAARAEEDRELALLRQLLVDPSLLAKLDGTTPWRNESVRKVMLAAQGAQSPDDILEVFRGQPEEPLLIRLMFESRDPGAPSRATSELYEQKVAAYAAAAVDDIQVGLSIDSLRAEVDLLKRQMAAAAPGEQISYLRQIQELQRAIEAEKRARRSGA, via the coding sequence ATGGGCACCAAGGAGGACGTGCGTGCGCGGCTGAACATCGCGGACGTCATCGGGGAACATGTGCGCCTCTCCCCGGCCGGGAAGGGCCGCCTCAAGGGGCTGTGCCCCTTCCACAAGGAAAAGAGCCCCTCTTTTCAGGTCGACACCGAGCAGGGCTACTTCTACTGCTTCGGCTGCAAGGCGGGCGGGGACGTGTTCTCCTTCGTGCAGCGGGTCGAGAACCTGAGCTTCGGGGATGCCCTGCGGCAACTCGCGGACAAGGCCGGGGTACAGGTCGAGGCCCGCTACGGCGAACGCAGCAGCCGCGACCTGTACGACGTGAACGCCTTCGCGCTGGAGTACTTCCGCGAGCATCTGCCCGGCCCCGCGCTGGACTACCTGCGGCGCCGGGGGCTGACCGACGCGACGGTCACGGCCTTCGAGCTGGGCTACGCTCCCGACGCTTGGGACGGCCTGCTCAAGCGGGCGCGGGCGCGAAACCTCACTGAGCGGCAACTGCTGGAGGCCGGACTGCTGACCGAGAACCCCGAGTCGGGCCGGGTCTATGACCGATTCCGGGGCCGGGTGATGTTCCCCATCCGCGACCACCTCGGCCGCCTGGTGGGCTTCGGGGGCCGGGTGCTGGACGACAGCAAGCCCAAGTACCTCAACACGCCCGAGACCGAGGCCTTCCACAAGGGCGAGCTGCTCTACGGCCTCGACAAGGCGCGGTCGGCGCTGCGCGAGGGCGGGGAACTGATCGTCGTCGAGGGGTACATGGACGTGATCACCCTGCACCAGCACGGGTTCACCGGTGCGGTCGCCAGCCTGGGCACGGCGCTGACGGCCGAGCACGCGGCGCTGCTCGAGCGGCTGGGGGCCTCCAGTCTCGCGCTGATGTTCGACCGGGACGAGGCCGGACTCAAGGCCACCCTCTCGGGACTGGATCAGGTGCTGGGAGCCAAGTTCCGGGTGCGGGCGACGAGCGTGCCCAGCGGCAAGGACCCGGCCGACGCCCTGCTCGCCGGGGACGAAGCGGGCATCCGCGAAGCGCTTGCGGGCGGACTGGACGAGGTGCGCTTCCGGGTGCAGGCTGCCGTGGAGGCCCACGGGGTCGGCACCTCCGAGGGCAAACGCCGGGTTCTGATGGCGCTGCTGCCACGCATGCAGAACCTCGATCCGCTGGACGAGGGCGCCGAGCGGATGCGGACCCTCGCCTGCGAGCTGCTGGGCATTCGCCCGGAGGCGCTGCTGGAATGGATCGGCAGCAAGGCGCGGCGGCGCACCCTGACCGACACGCACCTCGCGGGCATGAGCGCGGCCCGCGCGGAGGAGGACCGTGAACTCGCCCTGCTGCGGCAGTTGCTGGTCGACCCCTCGCTCCTCGCCAAGCTCGACGGCACGACCCCCTGGCGCAACGAGTCCGTCCGCAAGGTGATGCTGGCCGCCCAGGGCGCACAGAGCCCCGACGACATTCTGGAGGTGTTCCGGGGGCAGCCCGAGGAGCCGCTCCTGATCCGGCTGATGTTCGAGAGTCGCGACCCCGGCGCTCCCTCCCGCGCCACCAGCGAGCTGTACGAGCAGAAGGTGGCCGCCTACGCCGCAGCGGCGGTCGACGACATTCAGGTGGGCCTGAGCATCGACTCGCTGCGGGCAGAGGTCGACCTCCTCAAGCGGCAGATGGCCGCCGCCGCGCCGGGCGAGCAGATCTCCTACCTGCGGCAGATTCAGGAACTTCAGCGGGCGATCGAGGCCGAGAAGCGGGCGCGGCGCTCGGGGGCCTGA